In Desulfatirhabdium butyrativorans DSM 18734, one genomic interval encodes:
- a CDS encoding FKBP-type peptidyl-prolyl cis-trans isomerase: protein MIKAQIGNHVKVHYTGKLENGEIFDSSVDREPLEFELGSDGIIAGFQQGILGMAEGEKKTLRIEAEDAYGPYHQEGVMEIDRSLMPNDVPLEIGLGLQLKNPDGDVFNVMVTDLTDEKVTFDANHPLAGQTLIMDVELLEIRPNIILAS from the coding sequence ATGATCAAGGCTCAAATCGGCAATCATGTCAAAGTCCACTACACCGGAAAACTGGAAAACGGAGAGATTTTCGACAGCTCGGTAGATCGCGAACCGCTTGAATTCGAACTTGGAAGCGATGGAATCATCGCAGGATTTCAGCAGGGTATTCTCGGTATGGCGGAAGGAGAAAAGAAGACCCTTCGGATCGAAGCCGAAGACGCTTACGGCCCCTATCATCAGGAGGGCGTGATGGAAATCGACCGAAGCCTCATGCCCAACGATGTTCCGCTCGAAATCGGGTTGGGCCTTCAGTTGAAAAATCCAGATGGGGATGTTTTCAATGTCATGGTAACGGATTTGACAGACGAAAAAGTCACTTTCGATGCCAATCACCCGCTGGCCGGACAAACGCTCATCATGGATGTCGAGCTTCTCGAAATCAGGCCGAACATCATCCTGGCGAGTTAG
- a CDS encoding SDR family oxidoreductase gives MNGPMNVLLTGATGFLGEYLLAELLERGHTVWALYRNASRRIDTIRFLGSLGLPYTADSLHWFKCEVLELDKRWDRLCQQHPGIHEVNTLLHSAASIRLHMDKSGEPLRTNLGGAKVLARLAERIPIQVHMISTAYVCGLVQGAIIREINHPPGDFVNVYEESKWEAEQLWHLKATLLRPSIIVGHSETARCKTFTGWYILFQAMHLLDRLMDENKDFNRLNLDIHLPSAPHATINIVPVDYVARAAVAIIENPDNHNKIFHLTHPDPPSHQWTMDYVCKRFNVGGIHFSGDGTSMTEPRNPIERMVYRQIKTILFHFSNNPVFDRTNTNHATPHMPVPPITQDRVDRLLDYAIARDWGQGPG, from the coding sequence ATGAATGGACCAATGAACGTGCTGCTTACCGGAGCAACCGGATTTCTAGGGGAATATCTCCTGGCTGAGCTTTTGGAGCGGGGTCATACGGTTTGGGCTCTCTACCGAAATGCATCCAGGCGGATAGATACAATCCGATTCCTGGGCAGTCTGGGTTTACCATATACTGCCGACAGCCTTCATTGGTTCAAATGCGAGGTCCTCGAACTGGACAAGCGTTGGGATCGACTGTGCCAGCAACATCCCGGAATCCATGAAGTCAATACGCTGCTGCACAGTGCTGCATCCATTCGACTTCATATGGATAAATCCGGGGAGCCCCTGAGAACCAATCTTGGCGGCGCAAAAGTGCTGGCCCGATTGGCAGAGCGCATACCCATTCAGGTCCATATGATCAGTACGGCCTATGTATGCGGCCTGGTTCAGGGTGCGATCATTCGTGAAATCAACCATCCGCCGGGTGACTTCGTGAATGTCTATGAAGAAAGCAAATGGGAAGCTGAACAGCTTTGGCACCTGAAAGCCACCCTGCTGCGGCCATCGATCATTGTGGGGCATTCCGAAACTGCCCGCTGTAAAACCTTCACCGGCTGGTATATCCTGTTTCAAGCCATGCATCTGCTGGACCGGCTAATGGACGAAAACAAAGACTTCAACAGGCTGAATCTCGATATTCATCTGCCGTCCGCCCCCCATGCCACGATTAACATCGTGCCTGTGGATTACGTTGCGAGGGCTGCGGTGGCAATCATTGAGAACCCGGATAATCATAACAAGATTTTTCATCTTACACACCCTGATCCTCCAAGTCATCAATGGACCATGGACTATGTTTGTAAACGGTTCAATGTAGGTGGAATCCATTTTTCCGGAGACGGAACTTCAATGACCGAGCCGCGCAATCCGATAGAACGCATGGTTTACCGTCAGATAAAGACCATCCTGTTCCACTTTTCCAACAATCCCGTATTCGACCGTACCAACACCAATCATGCCACGCCACACATGCCAGTTCCGCCAATCACCCAAGACAGGGTAGACAGACTGCTCGACTATGCAATTGCAAGAGATTGGGGCCAAGGCCCGGGCTGA
- a CDS encoding type I polyketide synthase, whose translation MSIQTDKPGIGFQFFPEHISSSVVGVARRKGVKAVFDLTGADLAASAGALLEANSDSETVELKLSANALFDPAVPGFLRKTKVTTVWVELHDGLVSDTGALLEKISELSDELTIIPVMGSMPLIQNIIENHPEIRLIALKGNEVSGFVGSETLFILYCAVRQLIQDRDKAPDLAIWGGMAFAEAVAAFVATGSKRIVFESVHWLTDLFSASEDFRNKVENLRPGHSDLVGLGLGTPCRLFDRGNSVAVKNLKDFENSLCGVEVTKENQRKFCERILRQLAPPNRGTFSRDTLTAMGIEAAFASSFVNRYGTGTETAIGGFITEIDRHLANAPKAVDTFASSPVAREMGVRYPFIQGAMTWITDNPDFARRIAEAGGLATIALGMMDETALEQRLGNLPQVMGDYPYAVNIITLNENPFRDVQLAWIKRTRPRFAVIAAGEPSHAASLLSAGIETIYIAPNEALLQLAFEAGVRFVICEGSEAGGHVGRYSTLTWAQVILDLKLRNPALFEGRRIILAGGFCNRETAFIAAMLGADAIQMGTAYLAVSDIIETGALRPLYQKMILKAEPEGTIVTGEATGLRVRSLKTHVIDAICSLERNYVSQKEDEASFRFKTEALSAGSLLIAARGVNRLDGAILDETTCLKKGQFMSGAAAGTIRSVKSAGELHVELAQGPLAPGLPFVGPLMQETVQDHGAQISRKVAMAAMRNNRSERIAITGMSVVNSLGKSPQEVWAASLNMESGIRYVPSDRWNHALFYHPRPGTPEKTYCKFGAFQKIDVNRRDIGVPPQDFRTMTNATRLTLWLASKAIQESGLINRDIPRERIAVLISQNSGEAAATLQDVIIRASASEIMEAVNRVVHLSPEKQAAVAEEIRAGRMAIDDTTLMGRLNCSASGFICNQFGFMGPSFSVSAACASSLVALYSAYQMIRNGVIDAAIVGGAEEYLTPMHFLEFSALGALAGISGGQMPPHLSSRPFDADRDGMVLGEGGGMIVIERESVARKQGARIHACITSMGASNNHLGLVESSRITQKIAIRASLLNLPYGPDRIGLVECHATATRQGDVEEVQALKSFFPSSGKTVLTSFKSQIGHTLGASGLISLIRGVMAMNAGIFPPTLNYRKPDPEIGVEGSGLAILSEPETWTREEGRPRRMQVNAFGFGGSNYVVQLEQAIDEDDSVLVSPKQTEERHEPIPADLPEGIFLFRTKIGGQPCRLAIQAESEASAVDLARKAESLGKEGGVTSKRLKALARQGVHLSVAGKAPELAFVFPGQGSHYAGMGRELYRSFPVIKEWMDRAASVAEFDLLHSIFHNSGEDARKTRWQQPALFTMEYAMAKYLWSLGIRPAALAGHSLGELTALCLAGVYSFEDGFRIVNKRAVCMDKACAMNLDPGAMMAVDAPMDVLLDFMSERRDVFLTNINSPSQLVIGGKTETVNSLGAELEKSGYRVTLLPVSMAFHSPMMKCIHDELATFMADIPFHAPRIPVVSNTTMEPFPGDPCEIRRIVMAHLESPVHWMANVRTLWNDFGIRLFVEVGPREVLCNLISGNIDEAECIPTCLPSAETLVFKTALARLFVRGNLTIQTPVRSISFPQAEELGATPATDQIAAADAGLAPGHFDSLEIVVQKQINSFMLQSFGRFLKPGILSAIRSKYDPAFSVQRLEAVLNRMFPGSGNACMADPYPPGQPEGASDFPVQPMASLFPSQRAVISGHGAGGEDVTEEVIRIIMDVTGYDREEIAPGMDLREDLSIRSSRLPVIMDMLEGHFGVKMEFQDFRDVHTVRDVSDRISRIMAREQSGLEPANRRRIVPAGEMVSTIGEAGEKQPIKRIVLKEVAIESTAIGLVELTPLDSVVVLSCGSGTDIRKQVGDMFRRDYGCNIVPMSFLEQGRDIKGAAFDPGMSEDACMAAGKLCNIELLAGMAIILDNDIETRIGSVEDVPRLLTGFFAWVKTFLESSAKKFVMLVDLSDRPFGIARLLSEGLLGGFLCAAHEFPDVLFRTVRVTGEAAIRDVIRGALNQKQQYIETVFEGGPIPATLTLAGNAAPIVFREEPSLKLGKEDVILFTGGCSGLMPYLAKGLVPYGCKAAFVGRTRLSPRYDHAETEGQQIAPKAREIIHAIQKLKDAGIEAAYFSGDMNDPESVSSVVRTIQERFGNISGVVHGAGILRDNRIQSMTAEDFSAVVNVKLTGAWRLFQETRGSIKFFVCLSSIACIQGNAGQFNYACANRAMSALMLHLKGIHDGILFKAFMLPPIEGAGMAENPDIKSIMNLINAAYIHVEELSHLFLRELFLGSSEDVWALYMRALPDVKSVCLKADDAGFDSGFVCNGMLYEGKRFPLIDSVSNMNLKMADCVAARDFHSEKDLWISDHKPFKFIKHPLVSAIMALECFMEAGRILHPTLKVTGIRDAQFLDMIECPPGVTRHAQVHCRTLSWKAKEVVCEGFLSSKGISFSRRSVERMNPAYKARILLGMTQWADVGLSGFPVRMEELDSRFMNHEEVISWYEKRSDLQGRYRVVETLEGTAPRAVRGRVVYRTGVDFKATRETNYQYSPYLLEALLQLVNFHVIMRDETEQRSMIPLRIGEVMFCRKCSDGEEVDIEARMRDQDDEGITWDARAIDLEGNVLMTVKKLGMGWFYKAVSEKSTIVDG comes from the coding sequence ATGTCCATTCAAACTGATAAACCTGGAATCGGTTTTCAATTCTTTCCGGAACACATCTCTTCTTCGGTTGTAGGGGTCGCAAGGCGGAAAGGGGTTAAAGCGGTATTCGACCTGACCGGGGCAGATCTCGCTGCCAGCGCCGGAGCGCTTCTAGAGGCCAATTCCGATTCGGAGACCGTGGAGCTGAAGCTCTCCGCCAATGCCTTGTTCGACCCGGCTGTGCCCGGCTTCCTCAGAAAGACGAAGGTGACCACGGTATGGGTGGAACTTCATGACGGGCTCGTGTCGGACACCGGGGCGCTCCTGGAAAAGATTTCCGAGCTGTCGGATGAATTGACCATCATTCCCGTCATGGGGAGTATGCCGCTTATCCAAAATATCATTGAAAATCATCCGGAAATCCGCCTCATAGCGCTCAAGGGAAACGAGGTGTCCGGTTTCGTGGGAAGTGAAACGCTTTTCATCCTCTATTGCGCCGTTCGGCAATTGATTCAGGACCGGGACAAAGCCCCAGATCTTGCCATTTGGGGGGGCATGGCGTTTGCCGAGGCGGTGGCCGCATTTGTTGCCACCGGATCAAAGCGCATCGTTTTCGAGAGCGTACACTGGTTGACGGATCTTTTTTCGGCCTCTGAAGATTTTCGCAACAAGGTCGAAAATCTGCGGCCTGGTCATTCTGATCTCGTGGGGTTGGGCCTTGGAACGCCATGCCGACTCTTTGACAGGGGCAACTCCGTTGCTGTGAAGAATCTGAAAGACTTCGAAAACTCGCTGTGCGGCGTTGAAGTCACGAAAGAAAATCAACGGAAATTTTGTGAAAGGATATTGCGCCAATTGGCGCCGCCAAACCGTGGCACGTTCAGTCGGGATACACTGACTGCCATGGGGATAGAGGCTGCTTTTGCATCATCTTTCGTGAACCGATACGGTACCGGGACCGAAACTGCCATCGGCGGGTTTATAACGGAAATTGACAGGCATCTTGCCAATGCGCCCAAAGCCGTCGATACATTTGCAAGCAGCCCGGTGGCCCGGGAAATGGGGGTTCGTTATCCCTTTATCCAGGGTGCCATGACCTGGATTACGGATAATCCGGACTTTGCAAGGCGCATTGCCGAAGCGGGCGGGTTGGCCACGATCGCCTTGGGAATGATGGATGAAACTGCTCTCGAGCAGAGACTGGGAAATCTGCCTCAGGTCATGGGTGATTATCCCTATGCCGTGAACATCATTACCCTGAACGAGAATCCGTTTCGGGACGTGCAACTGGCGTGGATCAAGCGCACAAGGCCGCGTTTTGCGGTGATTGCAGCGGGTGAGCCTTCTCATGCGGCAAGTCTCCTTTCAGCCGGTATAGAGACGATCTATATCGCTCCCAACGAAGCGCTCCTGCAACTCGCTTTTGAAGCGGGAGTCCGTTTTGTCATTTGTGAAGGCAGTGAAGCGGGTGGTCATGTGGGACGCTACTCAACGCTCACATGGGCACAGGTCATCCTGGATTTGAAGCTCCGGAATCCGGCTTTGTTTGAAGGCCGAAGGATTATCCTTGCAGGCGGTTTTTGCAACCGCGAAACAGCCTTTATAGCCGCCATGCTTGGCGCAGATGCAATCCAGATGGGGACGGCATACCTTGCTGTCTCGGACATCATCGAAACAGGCGCTCTTCGCCCGCTCTATCAAAAAATGATCCTCAAAGCGGAACCGGAAGGGACTATCGTAACGGGTGAAGCCACGGGGCTTCGGGTCCGGTCTCTCAAAACGCATGTCATCGATGCGATCTGTTCGCTCGAAAGAAATTATGTTTCCCAAAAGGAGGATGAAGCCTCGTTTCGTTTCAAAACGGAGGCCCTGAGTGCGGGCAGTCTTCTGATCGCGGCTCGGGGCGTCAATCGCCTGGATGGCGCCATCCTTGACGAAACGACATGTTTGAAGAAGGGTCAATTCATGAGCGGTGCGGCCGCTGGAACGATCCGGAGCGTCAAGTCCGCTGGAGAGCTGCATGTGGAATTGGCGCAGGGCCCACTTGCCCCCGGTCTGCCCTTTGTGGGTCCTCTCATGCAGGAGACGGTGCAGGATCATGGTGCTCAAATCTCCAGAAAAGTCGCCATGGCGGCCATGCGAAACAACCGGAGCGAGCGCATCGCCATTACGGGGATGAGCGTCGTCAATTCTCTCGGAAAAAGTCCGCAAGAGGTGTGGGCAGCCAGTTTGAATATGGAGAGCGGCATCCGGTATGTGCCTTCGGACAGATGGAACCATGCGCTCTTTTACCATCCAAGGCCGGGAACGCCGGAAAAAACCTACTGCAAATTTGGCGCCTTCCAGAAAATTGACGTCAATCGTAGGGATATTGGCGTGCCGCCCCAGGATTTCCGCACGATGACGAATGCCACCAGGCTTACCCTTTGGCTCGCATCGAAGGCGATTCAGGAATCCGGACTTATCAACAGGGATATACCGCGTGAGAGGATTGCGGTGCTGATTTCCCAAAACTCCGGGGAAGCGGCGGCCACGTTACAAGATGTCATTATCCGCGCTTCCGCGAGTGAGATCATGGAAGCGGTAAATCGCGTGGTGCATCTTTCGCCCGAGAAGCAAGCCGCAGTTGCGGAAGAAATCAGGGCTGGTCGCATGGCAATTGACGATACCACACTCATGGGTCGCTTGAATTGCTCGGCAAGCGGATTCATCTGCAATCAATTTGGATTCATGGGGCCAAGCTTTTCGGTCTCGGCTGCTTGTGCAAGTTCGCTCGTGGCGCTTTATAGCGCTTATCAGATGATTCGCAATGGCGTGATTGATGCTGCGATCGTAGGCGGGGCGGAAGAATACCTCACCCCGATGCATTTTCTTGAATTTTCCGCTTTGGGCGCCTTGGCTGGTATTTCCGGTGGGCAGATGCCTCCGCATCTATCCAGCAGACCCTTTGATGCTGACCGTGATGGCATGGTGCTTGGCGAAGGGGGAGGCATGATCGTCATCGAGCGGGAATCCGTCGCGCGAAAACAAGGCGCCAGGATTCATGCCTGCATTACGTCCATGGGCGCCAGCAATAACCATCTTGGTTTGGTGGAATCTTCCCGTATCACGCAGAAAATCGCCATCCGGGCTTCTCTCCTGAATCTGCCTTACGGCCCTGATCGTATCGGTCTTGTTGAATGTCATGCAACGGCCACCCGGCAGGGTGATGTCGAAGAGGTGCAGGCGCTGAAGTCTTTCTTTCCATCCAGTGGCAAGACGGTGCTCACATCGTTTAAATCGCAGATTGGCCATACCCTGGGCGCTTCCGGCCTCATCAGCCTGATCCGCGGGGTGATGGCAATGAATGCGGGAATATTTCCCCCGACGCTCAATTACCGGAAACCGGATCCGGAAATCGGGGTCGAGGGCTCCGGTCTGGCTATTCTTTCCGAACCGGAAACATGGACCCGCGAAGAGGGGCGCCCGCGGCGCATGCAGGTGAACGCCTTCGGCTTTGGCGGCTCCAATTATGTCGTTCAGCTTGAGCAAGCGATTGATGAGGATGATTCGGTTCTCGTGTCCCCAAAACAAACCGAAGAACGGCATGAGCCGATACCGGCGGATTTGCCCGAAGGCATTTTCCTCTTCAGAACCAAAATCGGGGGGCAGCCTTGCAGGCTTGCCATCCAGGCGGAATCGGAAGCGTCGGCCGTCGACCTCGCCAGGAAAGCCGAATCTTTGGGAAAAGAAGGAGGGGTAACGTCAAAACGACTGAAGGCGCTTGCCCGTCAAGGGGTTCATCTGTCGGTGGCGGGGAAGGCTCCCGAACTCGCCTTTGTCTTTCCAGGGCAAGGATCCCATTATGCGGGAATGGGTCGTGAACTGTATCGGTCATTTCCCGTCATCAAGGAATGGATGGACAGGGCTGCTTCCGTTGCTGAATTCGACCTGCTGCATTCCATTTTCCACAACAGCGGGGAGGATGCGCGCAAGACCCGGTGGCAGCAACCGGCGCTGTTTACCATGGAATATGCCATGGCGAAGTATCTGTGGTCTCTTGGAATCCGTCCGGCCGCTCTGGCCGGGCACAGTCTGGGAGAACTGACAGCGCTTTGCCTGGCCGGGGTTTACTCGTTTGAAGACGGCTTCAGGATTGTCAACAAGAGGGCCGTATGCATGGACAAGGCATGCGCGATGAACCTGGACCCTGGCGCCATGATGGCCGTGGATGCCCCCATGGATGTGCTCCTGGATTTCATGTCTGAAAGGCGGGATGTATTTTTAACCAATATCAATTCGCCCAGCCAGCTCGTGATAGGCGGAAAGACCGAAACCGTCAACAGCCTGGGCGCAGAACTCGAGAAAAGCGGATACCGCGTGACGCTTCTGCCGGTGAGCATGGCTTTTCACTCACCCATGATGAAGTGTATTCATGACGAACTGGCTACGTTCATGGCTGATATCCCGTTTCATGCACCCCGAATCCCTGTTGTTTCCAACACGACGATGGAACCGTTCCCCGGTGATCCCTGCGAAATCAGGCGCATTGTCATGGCGCATCTGGAATCCCCGGTACATTGGATGGCCAATGTGCGAACCCTCTGGAATGATTTTGGCATTCGCCTCTTTGTGGAGGTTGGTCCGCGGGAGGTTCTGTGCAATTTGATTTCCGGCAACATTGATGAAGCTGAATGCATTCCAACGTGTTTGCCTTCCGCAGAAACACTTGTGTTCAAAACGGCGCTCGCCAGGCTTTTCGTGCGAGGTAACCTGACCATCCAAACGCCAGTGCGATCCATATCTTTCCCGCAGGCAGAAGAATTGGGAGCGACACCGGCAACGGATCAAATCGCAGCAGCGGATGCCGGGCTTGCTCCCGGGCATTTCGATTCCCTGGAAATCGTTGTTCAAAAACAGATCAATTCCTTCATGCTGCAAAGCTTTGGCAGATTTTTGAAACCAGGTATTCTATCGGCCATCCGGTCCAAATATGATCCGGCATTTTCGGTTCAGCGCCTCGAAGCGGTGCTGAACCGCATGTTTCCCGGCTCGGGGAATGCCTGTATGGCAGACCCATATCCGCCTGGTCAACCGGAAGGCGCAAGCGATTTTCCTGTGCAACCGATGGCGAGCCTTTTTCCCTCGCAACGGGCCGTCATCAGCGGACATGGAGCTGGCGGCGAAGATGTCACCGAGGAGGTGATCCGCATCATCATGGATGTCACGGGTTATGATCGAGAGGAGATAGCGCCTGGCATGGACCTGCGTGAGGACCTTTCCATTCGTTCCAGCCGTCTTCCGGTTATCATGGACATGCTGGAGGGCCATTTTGGCGTCAAAATGGAATTTCAGGACTTCAGGGATGTTCACACGGTCCGGGATGTTTCGGATCGAATTTCCCGAATCATGGCACGGGAGCAATCCGGCCTTGAACCGGCAAACAGAAGGCGAATTGTTCCGGCAGGAGAAATGGTTTCAACGATCGGGGAGGCGGGTGAAAAACAACCCATCAAGCGCATTGTATTGAAAGAGGTTGCCATCGAGAGCACGGCGATAGGGCTTGTGGAACTCACGCCGCTGGATTCCGTCGTGGTTTTGTCCTGCGGGAGCGGAACGGATATTCGCAAGCAGGTTGGCGATATGTTTCGCCGAGACTATGGCTGCAACATCGTTCCAATGTCCTTTCTTGAACAGGGCCGGGATATCAAGGGTGCCGCATTCGATCCGGGAATGTCCGAAGACGCATGCATGGCTGCCGGGAAACTGTGCAATATCGAATTGCTGGCGGGAATGGCTATCATCCTCGACAATGACATCGAAACCCGCATCGGTAGCGTGGAGGACGTTCCCCGGCTGCTGACGGGGTTTTTTGCATGGGTTAAAACATTTCTTGAATCTTCGGCCAAAAAATTCGTGATGCTTGTCGACCTTTCGGACAGACCCTTTGGAATAGCACGATTGCTTTCGGAAGGCCTGCTGGGAGGTTTTCTATGTGCGGCTCATGAATTTCCCGATGTCCTCTTTCGGACTGTGCGGGTAACCGGAGAGGCAGCGATACGAGATGTCATCAGAGGCGCCCTCAACCAGAAACAGCAATATATCGAGACGGTATTTGAAGGCGGCCCGATTCCGGCAACGCTGACCCTTGCCGGGAATGCTGCGCCCATTGTGTTCCGGGAAGAGCCAAGCCTTAAACTCGGGAAGGAGGATGTGATACTCTTTACGGGGGGATGTTCGGGACTGATGCCCTATCTGGCGAAAGGTCTCGTTCCATACGGGTGTAAGGCTGCTTTTGTTGGGCGCACCCGGCTATCCCCGCGTTATGACCACGCAGAAACGGAAGGTCAGCAGATCGCTCCAAAAGCAAGGGAAATCATCCATGCCATTCAGAAACTGAAAGACGCAGGGATCGAAGCCGCATATTTCTCCGGGGATATGAACGATCCGGAAAGCGTTTCTTCGGTCGTACGCACGATTCAGGAGCGATTCGGGAATATTTCCGGCGTTGTCCATGGTGCGGGCATATTGCGCGACAACCGTATTCAAAGCATGACTGCCGAAGATTTTTCCGCCGTTGTGAACGTAAAGCTGACAGGGGCATGGCGCCTTTTTCAGGAAACACGGGGATCCATCAAGTTCTTTGTTTGCCTTTCCTCGATTGCCTGCATTCAGGGCAATGCGGGACAGTTCAATTACGCTTGTGCCAACAGGGCAATGAGTGCCCTCATGCTCCACTTGAAAGGTATTCATGACGGGATTCTTTTCAAGGCATTCATGCTGCCCCCGATCGAGGGCGCCGGAATGGCGGAGAACCCGGATATCAAATCCATCATGAACTTGATAAACGCGGCTTACATCCATGTCGAGGAGCTTTCGCACCTGTTCTTGCGGGAGCTCTTCCTGGGCTCTTCGGAGGATGTTTGGGCGCTTTATATGCGCGCCCTCCCCGATGTAAAATCAGTGTGCCTCAAGGCCGATGATGCCGGATTCGATAGCGGTTTCGTGTGTAACGGGATGCTCTATGAGGGCAAGCGCTTCCCACTCATTGATTCGGTCTCGAATATGAATCTCAAGATGGCCGATTGTGTCGCCGCAAGGGATTTTCATTCGGAGAAGGATCTATGGATTTCGGATCACAAGCCGTTCAAGTTCATAAAACACCCGCTTGTCTCCGCAATTATGGCTCTCGAATGTTTTATGGAAGCCGGCAGGATACTGCATCCGACGCTGAAGGTAACAGGGATTAGAGATGCACAGTTCCTGGACATGATCGAATGTCCCC